ACTTGACGTAAGCCTTACTGTTCAACACGCAAAGAGAAGGTCACTTTCACAAAATTACTCCGTGGAGTTACAAAATAGGTTATTATATGCATAGGTCTGGCTTTTTTCGCTCTATGCTGATTTTGAAAGGACGAAAGAATCAAGAATTAGTTTTTACCCTGTAGCAACTTTAGTTTACTTATGAAAATTATCATAACAGTGGGATTTCAGCGAATTCGATGGAATTTCATTATTTATAATAATATTTTTGCGAGCCTTCTCATTAGGTCATTGTCGCCAGGATCTCTGTTCTACTGTGAAAGATTACCTTTTGAATCAGGGTGGTTTCGATCGCAAATTGCTTATTTGGTGTAATTAGTTTCTCCAAGTTAAATATTATATAAATCAGTAAATATACTATGTATGTGTGATTACTTCTGTCTAATTATGTCCTTCTTGGCGAATtccccagagtgggtgtgagtCATTCATATGGGGCATCATCCGCATCATCTCTACTAGGACGCTCCTTACGTCAGATCTAATCGTTCCACTAAAGACGAAGAGGTGAAGAACAATGGCTCCGCCACATGCATTAAAGCTATCTCAGAGCTGGCCAGTCGACGTTTCTACCGCGGGGAAAGTTCCAGGATGGCTACGCTACCTTATGGCTCACGTCACTTACGCGCAATCTTCGTCATCAAGCCACGAACCACGGGCTCCACTCAGTCCCGCTCCATCGGCGGGTGCCTCTCTGGCGAGTACATCTGCTTTGAGCAGCGAGGAAGAAACATTCAAAACCTGCGTTTCGTCATTAGGTAATGTGGAACTATCTCTGTCATAAAGCTCATCTGTACGAGTGTAGTAGCACATTGTACGCCCatgtccaatcacccagcatcgaCACCTGCTGCAACATCATTTATAGTCTTTCTGAAGAGTACGAGATTAGACAGAAACCCTTTAAAAAATCGCTCTGTTATGTAGTTATCGTACATACGCATCACCTCTAGCTTTCCCCACCACAACCTTCATCAatctttttttcgtgttttttactGCGCACAGGAGCAAGCCAGAGCACACTAGCTCATGCCTTCTAAGTTCTCATTCGCCCATACCTTTTAATACTTATCTTCATGTTTGTAATTAATATCTCGCTGTATACCAGGGACCGATGAATGAAAACACCAAGGTGGCGACTAGTTAGTTTGTATGCAGCGCTTTAGTGCTGAGAATAAGCTTGGTTGTATGAGAACACGTGCTGTTGGGCCCCACATTTCATTGTAATGAGGATTCTGAAAACATTAACCTAAAGCGGAAATTCGCATAACGTTGTCCGACATAGCCACGGGAAGAAGAGAGACGCGATTAGACACACAaaagcatgtgttcgagtgtgtTTTCCTTACTCGTTTGTCTAAACAGCGTAACTGTGTTGCATTCTATGCCCCATGAGGAGAAAAAATGCTGTTATACAATAACTCTATTGTTATATAATATAGGTATTTCTGTTCACATTTATCGCTATGTGTCAGCTGCAACACGTCCTTTGTAAATATATTAAATGTTTAGAAACTAGAACTAAAAAGACGGGAACGTTTCCTTACTCTTTCTTTATGCCTCAATATATGTCACTGTAATTTCCTGTAAGACAACAAGCTTCTAGTATATGACCGTTATCCTTCGGTGTGTCTTTAATTAGAATGAGTTGTTATCGTCAGTGGTATTTTACAGTGATTTAAAATCATCCGCTATTTCTACCGCAGATGACGGTGAAAAACTGCATGGTGTATCTGAGGACACCGTTGCCTGGGCTCCCACCCTGGGTTGTTCATTGCTGGCCCTCTTCCTGACTGTCATCCTTGCTCTCGCGGCTGTGGCCACAACGCACGTTCACTACCGAGTTGGCACAGTTAGCCCACCAATCACAGCCGACTTCGAAGATGCGGGCGAGCTTCTTGGCGCAGCGGCGTTTCAGCCAAAGCACACTTCGAAAAGATACAAGGTAATGCGCTTACGTCGGCAGTTATTGTGATAAAATGATTGACTCATGAAACAATAAAGTTTGGACATGATAACTGGGAAGAAAACTAAATTTATTTGAACGCGTCGCATATTTTGTCAAGTGATTCCGACTGTCTCTATACCTGCGTGCAACTAATCACTGCCTAATCCTGAATACTGCACGATACCGTTGTCACGGTCAGCGGAGATCGAGCATATTTTTAAACTGCCTGGAGTGTAGGCTGATTCTTTCGTCAGTGAAGGATAGAATGGGCCCTAAATGGATAATACACTGACTTTCTATATCTAAATAGTCTGCTGGCTCGCTGTCGGCAATTATCATATTTATTAACGACACGTCGTAcgttcattatcatcatcatcagttggACGActcccactgcagggcaaatgcttCTCCCATGAtacgccaatcaacccagtcctgtgctttaTGTTGCCACGTTATTCCTGCGCACTTTTTAATTTCGTTGgtccacctaacattctgtcttgGTTGTTCTGTGTTGAAGGGCAGTGACCCGGATCCACTATGACGAAGTGTCCTGCTAGCGCTGCGACAACAACATACATCCTTACCTGCGCGCACGTCACGCCACGGGCTTCAATCTACCTCGTAGATGCATGCTTGCTGCCACCTCTACAGTCGATTTTGTGCAGCCGATAAGACTACGAATCTTAAGTTGTGCAGCTATCAAGTACATAACGCGCACAATCGACATCTTGCTGTCAGCTGGTGCAGGGTCTAGGTATATACCCTTTCAAAATCTCTTTTGCTGATGTGCTTATAATATTTGTTTCAATGACGATCGTAATATAAGACTACATTTGTTTAGTAAAAGAAAAATACGTGGACAAAAGGTGCACACAGCGTCACGTGAGGATTAAGGTAATATCGTGATTATACTTGTCAAATTCCCAATAAAAGCTTCATATGTTTTCTGAAACAATCCGCTTTGATGTCAGCATTCTATAGTACCCATAACTTGCACTATACCTTGTATATATCGTGTAATACCATCATCATTATCTTTATCGCCactgttattattaatattgttttAGCTTAAATGGTGTACTCTCATTTCTACTTGCGAACATCATGTCAATTTCTTATGCTTGTACGTTTTcgctttttttgttctgtttttgttttccCTTTTTCCTTAAAAATTATCGTAGAGCCTAACTGTCATGTTCTCGAAGGATAGTTGGGGTAATGTAAATAGGCGAATAAATATGTCAAATTTCGCTTTACAACATGCTGTATTTCGATACTGCACTGCTTAAagaggtcctgcaacacttttttgagcatggtccgaaaacgctgccgatcggtagtagaggctcccgacaaaacgtgagccaaataatatagaGCAGCACGTGGtctggaatttacaataaattatcaaagtcagctgaaaagtGCCTTTTATTTTTTCAACAAATCACGTAATATGCCCCCAAATGACACGTAGTAAGCTcacctatcagccattggctgattttaacatggggcgctcactcgttacagagagtgccgcgggaggccgctacttgtccacgcgtgtgcgcacgatcacactgaaaagccgtgcattcgaagaaaaacaagaaaaaagttctCAAGGTTACAAGGtgcacgtgacgtttttctgtggcacTGCCATCATTTCCTGCTTAGCTTGCAGCGCTTCCgtcggaacgagagaagagagaatgcaataacagcatgcgacaaacctttgtaactccactcgcactggatggattcttaaacttttttgcggcgttgaattcgtgagaaaATAAgttcttccagtgaattcattgcaTGAAAAAAGTATTTCAGGGCCTCTGATATATCAAACCTAAAACTTTCTGGTTATTCGTGGTTAGCATTATTAAAGTAGTAAATAAAAATCTAATCTTTTTGTAATAACTGCGATTGTTATCGCTCAGCGATATAGTAATCCTAATCTTATAAGGCGGAAATTCCAGGCTGACACTGTATTTTTACTGGAAAATTACGTGGACGCATAGACAGAATCTACTTGCTCTCATGGTCAATTTAATGGATGCTGTTGCTTTTGTGTATTCTCATCGGTTGTTTACACAGGTTTTCATACGTTTATGCATGGGCTGTTTCTTGGGTGATGCCACGCATAGCTATAACATATAAATTCTGGGTATGTGAATAAAACTTGAGTTGATAGTTATAACTTATGTTTCGTGTTGCCTTTTTTGTGTGCATTCGTTTTACTTTGTAGCACCATTTCAGTAGCACGATGTAGTCACGCAGCATATATCCTAATAAAGTATAGTTATTGATGGTAATATCTTCATATTTACAATGGCTTCAAAAAACTAACGCAGTTACAATCAGTCTATTTGAAAGTATATGATAACACCAGAAAGAAGTACTGCTGTAACGGCTCAGCGTTTGGAAGAAAGAAAGCGTAGCGTTAAGTATTTAACAGTGTTCGTATAGCTATTATAAGCTAACTATCGTGTGAGATGTGTGCAGTGCACAGTATCACAACGAAAGCCATATTTCCCTGTGCAGTAAGCCAAACACTTTTTTTGATTCATGTGTAAATATTACACTAAGATGCACGTTGAAATTACTGTCTTCTAATTATTTGACTAGCTCAAACTTGGTCAAGCGAAAATCTTTGCATGATCTCAGAGGACATCAGCAACAGTATCACCACCCTTCCATAAACGATCAATGGTGATTTTGTATCCACAACGGCTTCAGGTGAAATACTACACAAGAGTCTGCAAATATCCGGCGCTATCCGCGTCGTGTGTATGATGTTGTTGGATTTTCACATGAACTAAACAGAGCGTAGACGTTGCTCACCGAACACTACAGATCTAAACCTCTCagggttcgttctttttttaTCACTCTGCCATCTATGAAATCGCCTTACTTTACAGTATTTTGTTATGTTTATGTATTATATTTATTGTCTAGGGTAGAACGTCGCCAGAGGCTCGCAAAGATCGAATGACAGCGAGATGTCGTGATAGTCTTGAAGGAAAAGTGGTTATACACAAGCAGGCAGTAGTTTTACTGTCAGGTTCCATTATGAGAGGTGGCACATGGCTGTAGGATGTGTTAAAGAAGCTTAGCGTGCATGAAATATAGTTTCGAATTGTATAAGGAGGCATATCAACATTCCACTTGAAATTCACCAGGACGTGCCGGTTGCTGCCATGACGACGTTGGCTCCGTCGTCATTGCGGAGAGCAACCAAGATGATGTTACGAACACCCAGCAAAAGCCTCCAGCACGCGCCTGAAATCCACAATGCCACATCTGGATCTCTTACGACATTGTTCTCAGCGGGGACGACGGCAAAGAAACAGCGTAATAAGCACAAGGTAGTAATCTGTCTGATTTGTTGCACCTGCTGTTTTACCCGATTCATTACTGCTAAGGCCGCTGACCAGTGAAGCTGTAGCACAGAATACTGGGTCATACAAGCTACCACGTactttatttcattcattcagaACAGGTTATATTTTATTCAGTATACCGATTCAGTTGTTGAGTTGTGAGTAACCATGTTAGTATTGAAGTCAAGTGTAAATTGGACGGCTTGTTTTTTTCGTTAGAcacaacacaatattaatgagaactcgcagacaataatgcgaagtaaagtataggggacgttattgcACGTAATTGTGTAATGTAgatgggaagaaaaaaagaggacgaAAGGATAACTTGCAACCAGGAGGGAGCAAACCTGCTACATTtgaataacgtgtccgatgccCCACCACTGGGCTACGGTGGCAGTCATCTACCCGGTTCACATTATGGGGTAgaaatgtgcatttaaacgtgtcATCGTTAGTCAGCGCCGCCTGTTGTTACATTATTGGGAGTCGTGAAAATGTTAGCCGTGCTCGTATGCTCAGGCGTACGATCACTGCGGAGAGCGTTTCTTCTTCGTGGACAGGTGATGCACCAGAACGCATACACCAACAGTctgtgaaaaaacaaacaaacggcaTATCCACGATGTCACTGATGGTGACtagggcgaagcatctgtccgtccgcctgtctgtctgtgggtccatccatccgtccgtccatgcatcagctCATTTTTTCGACCGTCCACCTGTCTgcccgtccatctgttcgtccgtccatctatctgtgtggctatctgtgtgtctgtctgatactgccggttacgcctgatgcaggacaaggttagactagcttcgcccctaaaagctatGGGAGGGACGTCGTTTATCATGAGGCGTAAAATCTCTTAGCCTAAGGGTAGAGTAATCTTGTTCATTCTTGTGTTTTCTTTTACGGTGTTTGTTCAATGAAAAGTTTTCAGTGTTTTCTTTTACGGTGTTTGTTCAATGAAAAGTTTTCAATGACCGATGTCGGCAGAGTACTTGGGCACGTTTGAGGTTTAAGTGGAAATGCTGCGTAGGACTTGAGCGCGTTGTGGTTTTATATGAGATATGATGCATCGCCGAATTCGAGCCCGGCAAAAGTTTTTCGGGTAAGAGCTGGATGAATCTAGGAGCATGGTCGATGGCCCTTCGAAGGCCATTTGAGCTTCTTTGTTTGCCTAGAGGGCAGGCACGAGTTGGGAATGCTGGCGATGTCAACTATAAAGCACTGCAGCACTACCTTACCGTCAAAATGTGCTCATATTATCTTAACAAGTTCGACTTATGTCACTGTGTGGTTTATCCTGTTCCCTTGCACAGTCACTTCCTCTCGGTTGAAAAAATCAaaacatattcacggagtgagtgatgatgagtaaggcgaagcgttcgtcaatgTGTCCGTGcttcagtccatccgtccgtgcgtccgttcatgcgtctgtctgtcttccTGTTCACCCGTCTGTACCTTTGACcattcatctgtccgtgcgtctgtctgtccgtccgttcgttcatctgtctgtctgtctgtctgtctgtctgtctgtctgtctgtctgtctgtctgtctgtctgtctgtctgtctgtctgtctgtctgtctgtctgtccgagcgtccgtctgtctgtctatccgttcgtccgtctgtacATTCGTTTGTCATTGCGGCCCTCTGTTCATTTAGTGAACACTttaagtatcgccatctcgcatcttttcattatatattcgtcatatactagcaccgccgtccagcggacattctaaggactaaacgagaggtggctactactacgacgacgacatgggacatacgacccacgtcgtaaagagcttcgcccctaaaacaactaCAGATTTCACAGTCATTGAGCACACCGTAATCTCCCCAAGGAAACCGTATGCAAGTTTATATTGAAAGGCAAGTCGCTGTTGCCATGAGGACCCACAATTAGGCCATGTGACCTAAATATGTGAGAATGGACAAAATCTCAAGTCTAATGACGTAGCTTTGTTGGCTTGCATTTTCAATGCACAACGTCGTTCTTTGGGCTTGTCTGCCTCGGGCGCTCGGTTCTTACCAGGGCCACCGTGGAAGGCCACGACTTTTGCGCACATGCGCGCGCGATTGTATGGAAACCTGTGTGTTCAAGGACAAAATGACAAAATGATTAAGGTCAGGACGCACGTAGTATGTGCTTTATTATCCCGTGCCACCCCTCTCTGTTGAGCTCCGAGTGCTTTCGTAGGGACAATAGAAGAGAGAATTCAATTTTAGCGCGTGACAAATCTGTAACTCGGCTCGTACTAGACGGATTCTCAAAATTTTTGCGATGGTGAAAATGTGAGACactaagctcttttagtgaatgcGTTCAATGGCTACTTATAAAAGTGGCGCAGCGCCGTTGTAAGTAACGCTCctgatagctgaaatgctcagctAATTGAAAATAATATTTATTAAGCTAAAAGGCACAATACCAAAACCGAAATAAATCAGGGTGCACTGTCTACACGATGTACTATTTTGCAAAAACCGGAAATCCTACAAGGCGTGCCGGTCCCGCCAGCCCAGAGTACGGAAGCTGCGAAAAGCAGATGTTCAGCGAGTAGGCGACCACACTGCACCGTGTGTGTGACTGATTGTGCTACATGCACAAGATCCTCGGAGCTGTCGGGCAATGACAACTACGATTTGGACACATTTGGATGACAACAAGCATCGCTGTTTCTATGAACCAGAATAGATTTTCGTATCTACTTGTCTGGTTGTGCATTACAGCGCCTCATTGCACCACCTCTGTAGCTCTTCTAAGTTTATGGCTGCCCCGATGCGCTAAAATTCTCACGCTAAGGCGTTTGTCGTCTAACACTTTTTAATCGTCACGGAAAGAGGGCATGAGTTTGTAGAACGCTGTATGGCATCGATAAGATCGATTGTTAATATCTGCCAAGTACGCACATTTTTCACATACGTTGCTGAGCTAACTATATACAGACAGACGTCACAGTGTGCCCCGCATTTCTTGTGAAAAGCGTTTCAGTGTGCTCAGGTGGGCTCATTCGCACTCTCTACTAGACGCAGTATTACCGTATTTTCCGTGTGGTTAACCGGCAGTGTTAGCTAGAACACCCTACCATCGAGACGAAGTGTAATCATCAGCTGCAAGTGTTTGCTGTTATAGTAAATGTACAACGAATACTCTTCGGCCCAGAAAGCAGTGCCACTTGCCAAGCATCGCACGCCCACCCAACACCACCTAAATGAGTTCcttatctaggtggtgttggcccaCCCCATTTGGAAAAAGAAGCCGCAGGCTCAACAAAGAAAGCGCAGGCTAAATGTACGCGATCGACAGCAAACAGATACTACAGTGGCACCTAAGTTCCGTCAATTTCGTCACCTTGCGAAAATTGACGTAAGACgcacagtgttgccaataattctggcaagcctGGTGGGTGTTTGAAATGTTCTGCAAAATTGGATATGAATACAATGTGCGATATTTTCAAGCCTGTACTTTGATGTTTATGCTGGAAATGTACAAATGAACGTTCTCCATGAATTTATGCGATACTCATTGTCCCTAAAAATTGTTGTGATTGGCTTTTGATGATAGTATTTGAAGTTAACGGCTAGAACGCATTATATACTTCTGTTTATACATGTATATTCGAGTAGGCCGGCTATCAAGAGCTGGAATTGTTATACTTCCCTGCGTATTAGCTCCAAACCCTCGCGGAGCACTTCCAATAGCTTTATTCAGTGCTGATTACTCAAGACCCCTTCCTATAGGTTTGTCGCAAGCCAGTTCTACTCCACTTCTGAAGTCGTACACTAGGTGCTAGAGCATAGAGGTGAGGTACTGTATTGAGCATTGTTTTTCAAGTGACATTTTCCTCCATGACTGTCTTCAGCCACTCTATCAACTTACGAGTATAATCACGTTATGTCCGACCTATTGCGGTATTTAAAAGAATATCCGAAACATCTTGTTTCAGCGCGCAGACTTTCCAATTaatttgagctgacaagcgcaacgCACGTCTTCGAGTACTATCCACCCTCGCAACCCTGCACTACCCTGGGTCATTTCCCGCGCTTGGTTGAAGGTAGTCGCCTTTGTACTGCACTCGCAATGTAACACACGACCAACTGAACGATAATATAACTTCTTTACTTTATACAGAACCTCTAGATTGACACCGTTAGCGATCGGGAAAAAATGGCAGCTCCCACGTACAgtagaaatcgatgatatgcaaagcacgaatgaggaaggtagaTATGGgtttttgaaatcagcacatcGGCATGAAGTGGGCGTAAATCATGCCGTAGATGATttccatgtcaggattatcatctttggacgtgTTGGGCCtttgttgtctattcacgtcacgtgataccgaattggtatatgtggagcttgccaaacggccgtgagcacgctaagagtgtagcatgtagacatgttttacatgacacgcatgccgtgattattattggacgtgtcatgtgaaaccaaatttggtatacgtggagctagcgaaacggccgtgaataCGCTATGTGcggagcatgttgtcatgttttacatgacatgcatatcgtgattatcatgtttagacgtgccatctttcttctctgtccattcacgtcacgtaataccaaatgtggtatatgtagagctatgTATAAGTGCTTCCCCAATAGAATATCCAAAACAAGTGGAGAATACAGAATACTCTTGCAGATCATCAATAATTCCGGCTCAGtgagtttctatttgttttttttcagaCACGGCACACATGCGCCGAAGTGTTCTACACGCACTGCCTCAGAACACCAGTCGAGTTCCACTACGACCTGAGCAGCCAGGAATGCGTTGCGACGGACGGACGCGAAGAGCAGCTGTGCGCACGCGGAGCGAACCGCTTCACTTCAGAGGCCAGCTGCACGCGCTCATGCGTGCGTACCCGCCACCCAGAACAGAGGTGTTTCGCGACACCAGTTTTCTCCGTATGCGACAGGTACTAGACTATATCTTAGACTTCTCATCAGGCTGGTGATGTACGTTCCTTGTGGCTCCTCTTTTTTCAGTGTCAATAACCACGgtgtgccccgccatggtggtctaggggATAAGGTactcgctgctgacccgcaggtcgcgggatggattcccggctgcggcggctgcatttccgatggagagggaaatgttgtaggcccatgtgcagatatttgagtgcatgttaaaaaaccccaggtggtcgaaatttccggagccctcaactagagcgtctctcataactatatggtggttttgggacgttaaaccccacatgacAATGAGAACCATGGTATGggagtgggctagttggtatatctTGTTTTTTTACAGCTGAAGCGCAAAAAGTTATACCATGGGCTAAGGGAATAACGAGGACAAGCGCTATAACCACAACCGTTAACACAGCGCAAAGTACCGGATGTCAGTGCACTTCAGCGATGGCCGCCGTTGCTGGCCTCTCCTTTTCAGACAGCACAGAAGGTACAAGGACCAGGCATTGAGTGCAACTCTCTTTTACTTTAACTATTCATGCTGTCTGGTTAACCTTCCCGCCTTCTCCCTTTTGTAGTCCTACCTTCGGTTGTTTGTTGACAATGTGTGTCCTGCGTCATTGGATAATAGGTTCTTCTGTCATAACTTCGTAACAAAAACGTTTAGTTAGAATTATTAAGGCCCACTTTAACTGGACGTATTTACTTGAAAGATATGGAATGCTCGCTCATAATCATGATGACAGGGGCGTTAAAATTACGTTAGCATATACGGAATGGTTGCTGACAGTGGGGATGACAGTGGTATTAGGTGCATAAATTCAGCATAAATCACCACATTGAAGCTCTTTCAGTTTATTATGTATATAAAAGCAGACCTATCACGTCAAGAACGATAATTCGAATGTTGCTCATGAATAAGCTTGGTTCATACTCGTCTAGCAATAACACACGTATATGTTTGAAGATGAAAAGAACGCCGCAGCTGATACAAGTACACTGCTACGTAGCCGGTAAGTCCAGCGTTCGTGTCATCAAGTGAGGTTTTCGCTGATCTCGTGTTATAATGTTAGAGGAAGTTTCAACCGCCATTGTAGAGTTTTCGCTGATTAGCCTAGGGTTTTAACTTAGTGTTAGACCCCCAATTTGTGAACTCGAGCTCTCCGCTCTAAAGCAAACCCTATTCAGTGCTTGAATTAATTGGGATGCCGAAGATCTCAGGTACCTGGCGACGTGCATATACTTCTACAGACAAACGTACATGCCCGAGTTTCGCACATGTgagctgtgcccccccccccccctagtcatAAGAAAAGGCTAGGCGCTAGGTCCTCCATACATCGACCAAATAGATAGGAGGAGCGGAAAGTCTGCACAACGACGcagctccctccctccctctgaGAAGGAACGCTGTACATGCCTCTGATCTCAACAGCCACTTTAGCAGCAGCGTATTGCTGTGTATTCTACTACCTAGCTAAAAGAACAGTGTATGAGTATGAGACACGTTAGCTGATATTACAGGCATGCTAAACCTGGAGGAAGATGCAAATACTTACTCTGTTCTAACATTACTACCGCCAAGATGTAGTTATTGAAAATTTTACAATATTCCAGCTGAATTCATTGCCACTGCGAATAGCAGATTGTTATGCTGATAAACCTTGTTCCTACGTGTTTTTTTTGTACTTGCAGGCGCGATGTGAAGGGACCCCAGTGGAACTTCGACGGCAGAGAGTGCCGGCGCTGGCACTTCCCTCGAGGCCAGTGTCCACCAGCTGCCTCTACAGGGCAGGACATGAGGCAGATAGCGCTGTTGTACGCGTCGTACGAGGAGTGCTTCGAAACGTGTGTGCAACCTGGACAGCACCGGCCGGACACGGTCAACGGGTCATCCCGTGTGAGCACCATCTGCCACGAAGCTTTGTAAGCATTTCTAGACTTCCCGGGCAATCCTCAccatttttttgcaaaaaaatataCGTAGGCGTGGTGCTGCGGGCTTCATGTTTCAATTTAAAAACTTAGATGTCTTTTGTATACGCATGCCGCTAAGCATGTCCTGTACTTTGACTGAACATGTATCAAAACAGAAAATATTGTAGGCCTAAAGAAATTCTGGAATGCAGGAATGGTTCAATTCTGGCAAATGCAAGGTAATAACACGCTTACTATACATTCGTGCGTTGTGCATAGCATCACAGGCCCCTTTAGCAAAATCATATTAACTGAATAAGTTCAAGGAATAGCCTCCAAGTCTAACGCATGTGTGTAATA
The nucleotide sequence above comes from Rhipicephalus microplus isolate Deutch F79 chromosome 2, USDA_Rmic, whole genome shotgun sequence. Encoded proteins:
- the LOC142790598 gene encoding uncharacterized protein LOC142790598, coding for MKDSDDGEKLHGVSEDTVAWAPTLGCSLLALFLTVILALAAVATTHVHYRVGTVSPPITADFEDAGELLGAAAFQPKHTSKRYKDVPVAAMTTLAPSSLRRATKMMLRTPSKSLQHAPEIHNATSGSLTTLFSAGTTAKKQRNKHKTRHTCAEVFYTHCLRTPVEFHYDLSSQECVATDGREEQLCARGANRFTSEASCTRSCVRTRHPEQRCFATPVFSVCDRRDVKGPQWNFDGRECRRWHFPRGQCPPAASTGQDMRQIALLYASYEECFETCVQPGQHRPDTVNGSSRRKKNTGKSHNGSYEHSRTCQLLVSFLFIYYISVSGPPSIGAPSQLETGEV